The Panacibacter microcysteis DNA window TAAGGCAGGCGATGAAATAATAGGCTCGCTGGAATGGGCAAAGCAGGGCGCTTTTGCTGAGTTTGTGGCAACAGGAGAACAATACATTACACACAAACCGTCTAATCTTTCTTTACAAGAGGCTGCGGCAATACCATTGGCAGCGCTAACCGCATGGCAGGCCTTGTTTGACCATGGTAATTTGCAAAAAGGCCAGCGGGTCGTAATACACGCAGCCGCCGGTGGCGTTGGCTTATTCGCATTACAACTTGCAAAATGGAAAGGCGCATACGTTATAGCCACAGCATCGGAAAGAAACAGGGCATTCCTCTTATCAGAAGGTGCAGATGAAGTAGTAGATTATACAGCGTACAGGCTTACAGAAAAGGTAAACAATGCAGACCTGGTGCTCGACAGCATTGCCACACCTGAAGTACAGCTTGAATCGTTCAAAGCTTTAAAACCTGGTGGAAAATACGTTTCTATAACAGCAGGGCCAAGAGAAGAATTATTGAAAGGATTTGACATCAGCGCCACCAGGTTTTTATTTATCTCTAACCCCGTACAACTGAAGCAAATTGTTGAACTGGTTGAACAGGGTATTGTAAAAGTATGTATTGATAAGGCTTACACCCTTACAGATGCCAAAGCTGCACTTGAATATGTACACCTGGGCAGAACAAGAGGAAAAGTAATCCTTACTGTTGCGTAGAGCGCCAAACTGCAGCCTGCAGATGCCACATGTACTGCAGATGAAGTGATTGCGACGCAACGAAGATGCCATGAAAAACCATAGCCGGTATTATAAAACAGCCGGCAGTTAAAAAACATTTACACATTATCCTTAAACAGGAAAGGTTATGTCAAAGAAAATTGCATTGGTAACCGGTGCCAATAAGGGCATTGGTTTTGAAACCGCCAGGCAACTGGCAAAGGAAGGCGTTATAGTAATAGCAGCCGCAAGAAACGAAGCAAAAGGTAAAGCTGCCACCGCAGCATTACAACAACAGGGTTTTGATGTGGAGTTTCTGCAACTGGATGTAGACAACGCGGCCGATATACAGCGTGCGTACGATTATATCGATCAGAAATATGGCAGGCTGGATATACTGATCAACAATGCCGGCGTGCAACTGGAGAGCAACGGCTGGGGAGAGAATACTGCGCCAAAAATTGAAGACCAGGTGCTAAGAGAAACGCTCGATACAAACTTCTTCAGCGTGGTGCAGCTTACCAATACGTTGTTGCCGCTGTTGAAAAAAAGTAATGCCGGCCGTATTGTTAACCTCAGCAGTATACTTGGTTCACTCAACTTGCATGCAAACCCTGCTTCGCCCATTTATGATTCGAAACTATTTGCATACAACACTTCCAAAACAGCGTTGAATGCTTATACCATTCACCTTGCGCATGCATTGAAAGCTACAAACATTAAAGTAAATGCAGCACACCCGGGCTGGGTTAAGACAGATATGGGTACAGATGCAGCACCAATGAATGTTGCAGATGGCGCCAAAACATCTGTACAGCTTGCACTAACCGGCGAAGACGGGCCGTCCGGAAAATATATACACCTTGGTGAAGAACTGCCCTGGTAATAAATTGTAAGTATTAAGCAAACACAACGTCTGCATAATTATGGAAGCTATGATAACAGCAGCAATAAGAAAACATGTAAGCGAAAAATATACTGACCGCGGCATGTACTATGATGAATACCGCAGGCTGATCGATGCATTTTTAATGGTGGGTAAATCTACCGCCAAAAAAGAAAGCGAGAGCCTGGTAGAATACAGCAAGCTAAATGTGGTTCGGATGAACCGGCTTGATAAAACGACAGCAATCATACCGGAACTGGAAGAAAGGATACGTGCGATAACTGCGCCGCAAACGTGGCTGATACTTACAGAGGGATGGTGTGGTGATGCGGCGCAGATTATTCCGGTATTGCAAAAAATGACGGCACTGAACAATCACATTCAGCTAAAATGTTTGCTGAGAGATGAGAACCTGGAGCTGATGGATCAATACCTTACCAATGGCATCAGCCGCAGTATTCCAAAACTGGTTGTGTTGGATGAAAACAACAACGAGCTGTTTAGCTGGGGTCCGCGGCCGGCTGCATTGCAGGAACTGTACTACCACATGAAAGCAAATGCCATGAACAATGATGTAATTAAAGAAGAGATTCATAAATGGTATGCAAAGGATAAAACAGTAAGCATACAAAAAGATATCCTGGCATTATTGGAAAATATATAGAAGGGTTGGTATGGTGATTAAAAGCATTGAAGCAATTCAGTGCTTTTTTTATAGGGCTAAGCTATATTGCTGCTATTAAGCTTTGGTTGTGTCACTCACTTGTACGTTCAGTTCTATACTCAGCAAGTGCGAAGTTGCAAAAAGATCACAAACAACTTTATAGCGCAGCAGGAAAAGCGTGTGCCACGTTTAGCAGCAGGAAAAGTTTATCATAAAAAATAAACAGCGCAAACATGTTTTTTAAATGTCCATCTTCTCCGGTGTGGGGCAGAGGGAGCGGCTCAACAAATACTTAAGTTTGTTGTACAAAAAAATAACTGATGAAATATAAACTACTTGGAAGAAGCGGGCTGAAAGTATCTGAATTATGCCTGGGCACCATGGGCTTTGGCACGGAAGCGGGATGGGGTGCAGATAAAGAGACAAGCTTCCGGATCATGGAAACCTTTGGCAACGCCGGGGGTAATTTTATGGATACCGCCAACATTTATAAACTTGGTACCAGTGAAAGGATCATCGGGGAATTTATGAGCAGCAGGGACAGGGATTACTGGGTACTCGCAACAAAGTATTCGCTCAGGGATAATACAACAAATCCCAATGCGAGTGGTAACAACCGCAAGAACATGATGCGCAGCGTGGAAGAGAGCCTGAAGCGGTTGAAGACAGCATTTATAGATATACTCTACCTGCATATCTGGGATGACCTTACGCCAATAGATGAAGTATTGCGCGGCCTTGATGATCTGATAAGACAGGGTAAAGTAAATTATGCTGCCATCAGCGATACGCCGGCATGGATCGTATCAAAAGGTAATACAATGGCTGAACTGATGGGTTGGAGCCAGTTTGTTGCATTGCAGGTAGAGTACAGCCTGTTGCAGCGTACACCGGAAAGAGAGCTGTTACCTATGGCAAAACATTTTGGTATGACGGTTACCCCATGGGCGCCCCTTGCCGGTGGCGCATTAACCGGTAAATACCTGCGTGGGGATAAGGGCCGCATTAAAGAAGGCAGCAACCGCTTAAATGAAAACAGCCAGCGCATCACAAAAGAAGTAATGGCTGTTGCAGATAAACTGGGTGTACAGCCCTCGCATGTAGCGCTCAGATGGACGATGCAGCAAGGCGTTTCAGCTATACCAATTGTTGGCGCAACAAAAGCAGGTCAGCTTGAAGAAAATCTTCAAACAACAGCTCTGGTGCTTTCAGCAGAAGATATGCAAAGGCTTGACGAAGCCAGCAAAATAGACCTCGGTTTTCCGGGTAATTTCTTCAAAGAAGATGGTGTAAGGCAAAACAATTTTGGCGGTTTTTACGACAAAATTGAAAAGAGAAATTAGCTCCTGTTCTTCAGGCATATACATGGCGCAGCCGAAGGCTGCGCCATTTTTTTTGATTATTGTCAAATAATACATCACAATAAACAACTAACTTAACTGTAAATAAAGCAGCTTGCACTTTCCAGTTGACATAGCTATAGGCCCCGCAAAGATCTTACTGCATAACATAACCGAGTTCCTTGGCTTCTTTATTGGCTTTCGTTATTTTCTTTACCTGCGTAAGAAGCAGGGAGATATTATCGGGCAGCCTAATCGGGTGTCTATACTTATTGCTGCCATCTTCGGCGCCTTTATCGGGAGCCGCCTGGTTGGCGGGCTGGAAGACCCGGTGAAAATGATTGCCGCTGACAATGTTTTTGTTTATTTCTACCAGCAGAAAACCGTATTGGGTGGGTTTTTAGGTGGCCTGCTCAGCGTAGAACTTGTAAAAAAGATTATCGGGGAACGTACTGCTTCCGGCGACCTTTTTACCTATCCCATCATCCTTGCATTAATCATTGGCCGCATTGGCTGTTTCAGTATGGGTGTGTATGAAGAAACGTATGGATTGCCCACCACTTTGCCATGGGGCATAAAACTGGGCGATGCGTTCTACCGTCACCCTGTTGCTTTATACGAGGTGTTGTTCCTGGTTTTATTATGGTTTACTTTATTGCAACTGGAAGTGAGGTATGCATTGCAGAATGGAGCCCGTTTCAAGTTATTTATGATAGCCTACTGCCTGTTCAGGTTTATGCTCGATTTTGTAAAACCGCATTACACATTCGGCTTTGGTTTATCAACTATACAGGTTACGGCCCTGCTGGGCCTGCTCTATTATTACCGTTATATGGTACAGCCTGCAAGCCTTATCGTGCAAAAACGGCAAATGGTGCAGCAGGCTATCCGATAAGCATCACGTATTGTGTTGTAAGAACCGCAGACGGCGATATGCTTAAGTATACATTTTGCGAAGAAGGAAAACTTACACAGCCCGTTGCAGGATTTTGTGAAGTAGTGATGATGATTGATTTCAGTAAGAGGATTGTTCATTACACCATTATATACTTTATACCATGCCCGAACGGCCATATACCTACTACGATTTTACTGTCAGCCTATGCCCTGAATGTTTTAGAAGGATAGATGCAAAGATTGTATTTGAAGACAACAATGTCTTTATGCTCAAAAGCTGCCCGGATCATGGCTTTCACAAAGTGCTGATTGCTACCGACCGGGAATACTATAAGAATATCCGGAATTACAACAAGCCCAGTGAGATGCCTTTAAAATTCAATACGCAAACGCATTATGGCTGCCCGTACGATTGTGGTTTGTGTGCCGATCATGAACAGCATAGTTGCTTAACCGTGCTGGAAATTACAGACCGCTGTAATCTTACCTGCCCCACCTGCTATGCCATGAGTTCTCCGCATTATGGAAGACACAGAACTTTGGAAGAAGTAGAGCGTATGCTGGATGTAATCGTTGCAAATGAAGGCACGCCTGATGTAGTACAGATCAGTGGGGGAGAGCCCACTGTGCATCCGCAGTTTTTTGAGATACTTGATATTGCCAGGACAAAACCCATCAGGCACCTGATGGTCAATACGAATGGCATACGCATAGCAAAAGACAAAGTATTTGTTGAAAAGCTCGCTTCCTATATGCCCGATTTTGAAATTTACCTGCAGTTTGATTCTTTCAGGCCCGAAGTACTGAAAACGCTGCGCGGGGAAGATCTTACAACGGTACGAAAGAAAGCGCTGGAAAACCTCAATGCTTACAATGTATCAACCACGCTGGTGGTTACCTTGCAGAAAGGCCTAAATGATGATGAAATAGGCCATATCATAGATTACGCGGTTCAGCAACCGTGTGTGCGTGGCGTAACTTTTCAGCCTACGCAGGTAGCAGGAAGGTTGCAGGATTTTAACCCGGCAACCGATCGTATTACGTTAACGGATGTACGGCAGAAAATCCTGGAACAAACCAATGTGTTCCAGCCAAACGATCTCATTCCTGTGCCTTGTAACCCCGATGCACTGGTGATGGGTTATGCGCTAAAACTGGCCGGCCAGGTTTTCCCGATGACACGTTACATAGACCCCGCTCACCTGCTGAATAACAGCCGCAACACCATCGTGTATGAACAGGATGAACAATTGCATGCGCACATGATCAAAATTTTCAGCACCGGTATTTCTGTTGACAGGGTAGAAGACAATTTTAAAGAATTACTTTGTTGCCTGCCACAGGTACATGCACCGGGCCTTACGTACAATAATTTATTCCGGATCGTCATTATGCGCTTTATAGATGCATGGGATTTTGATGTACGTGCCATTAAACGAAGCTGTGTGCACATTGTAAGCAAAGACAACCGCATTATTCCTTTTGAAACAATGAATATGTTTTACCGCGATGATAAGGAGCATATTGTAAAAAAATACCAGCAGCAAAATGCGTAATAGAATTGGTAGGGTGATACATGCAGGTACGGCTTTGCTGATTGGTTTTGCCCTTTTGTACCTTATAATATAAACCACAAACTACCTATATGGGACTATCTTCCAAATTTCTGCTGATCAATATTGCCATTGCAATCGTGATCACTGTTATCATCATGTTTGCCAATGGTGCAAACTTCTCCAATGCGGCAGATTTCGCTATAAGCTTTGGTATCATCTGCCTTATACTGGGCATACTGAATTTACTGGCCGGCATCCTGTTCCTGTTATCCGGTAATCGTGTATGGCGCAGTGTTTTTTTGATCAACGCGGCCATCCTGCTTGTCCTCAGTGGTATATCGTGTGGTGGCGGAGGCGTTTTGGGGTAAACAGGTGTATCATTAGATGGTTGCGGCCGCTGCTTCGTCCAACATCAGTATGCTGTTGGTATGCATACGCATGATCGTTGCAGGAAAAGAAGTACTTATTTCATCATGCACTGCACGTTTAATAACGGGTGCTTTTTTTGCCCCGTTGGCAATCATGATTACCTGCCTGGCTTCAAGCAGATTTTGTAAGCCTAAGGTTATGCCTTTATCAATGGTTACAGGCCCGTTAAAATATTTTTGTCCTACTGTCTGCGTAAGTTCATCCAGTACTATTACGTGTGCGTGATTGTCTATTGAAACACCTGGTTCATTAAATCCAATATGGCCATTCATACCCACACCTACCATCATCAGGTCTATGCCGCCTTTTGCTGCAATATGTGCATTCATCAGGTCGCATTGCTGTTGCAGGTCGCCGGCCATTGCATCGAAGAGGTAGTATTGCGAAGCAGGTAATTGTAGTGGGTTAAACAGGTAAGTATGGAAGAAATTACTGCAGCTTCCTGCGTTTTCCGGCGGTATACCCACCCATTCATCCAGCCCTATAAAACTGCATTGAGAGATGTCGATACCGGTTGATTGTATTTTTTCTGCCAGCAAGGTACACATGCGTTTAGGTGTATCGCCTGATGCAAGACAAATAACGGCATCGGGTTGACGTTTTATACATTCTGCTACTGCATTGGCGGCACGTAACGACATCGCTTCATAATCTTTATCAATCAATATTTCCATAGATCAGTTTATTTGATCAGTTAAAAATGCGGTTATTTCCTGCAGCGTTGCACTAAAGCCTTTTTGCATATACAACGAGGCTGTTGCGTTGGCAAACACAAGGCACTCTGCTAACGAAAGCCCGTATAAAGTTGCTGCCATAAAGCCGGCATTAAAGTTATCGCCTGCACCCGTTAACAATGCCGGCTGTTCTATAAAAAAAGTAGTGGCCTTATAAGCACTGGCCGTAGTATAGCCAATGGAAAATGCGGCTGTATGCAGTATAAGTGTAGTTATTTGAAGCTTTGCCTGTATAGGTGTACCTATATCTTCAATATAACCATTCCACGGTTCGTGGTATAGCACTTCATAAATGCGCCGGCTCTCATTTTTATTCAGGCTCAGCACCACGTTGCAGTATTTTGAAAACTGTTGCAGCAAGGAAAGCATTTCATATACATCATTATCAGCGCGTGTGGAACAATCGCAAAGATCAAAGAATGCAGTCTTCCCTTCTCCTGTACAATGCGGTAATACATCTTCCAGCAAGCCCTTCCAGATACCTGTAGCTGCCGCTAATTCACTCCAGTTAAGCAGTGCATAAACATCGCTTGTTTCATAAATGCTGATGAGTGTTTCAATGCCAATGATCTCTTTTATCGCCTTCCATTGCAGGTGATTGAGTTGTTTCATTTGAGACAGGATGATTTTTCCATCATCAAATTCCAGCGCCGTTGCTGTGCCTGGTTCTGCCAGGCTGTAGCAGCGGCAATTATCCACCAGCTCTTTAAACAGTGGGTGTATTGATGGATAGCCAAGCGCGCCGATACAATTTACCTGAACGCCAACATTGTATAGCGCCTTTGCAGTTATCGGCATATTACCCCCGATCTTTTCCTGTAGCGGTTCCAGCTCCAAACCAAAGCTGCTGCCAGCTTTGGCTGTTATGTAGTTTCCCAATTCTCCTGTAGATGAAAAAAACGATGGTTGTTGCGCGTCGTCTTTTGTTTTTATGATGCGCACAATAGCATCTATAAAACCATCGAAACCTGCAGCCACTTTTTTCTGTGGCAGTATAGTTTCTTTGTTTTGCAGTTGATGAATGAGTGCAGCAATACTATCTTTCATACAGCTTTATACCAGATGCTAAATATAAACGTAGTCTTATAAATACAATGAATTTTTTTGTTGCCGGCTGCAGCGCTGCTATTAAGCGCCTGTTGTGTCACTCACTTGTACTTTCCAGGCATTATTCAGCAGGCAGCGCACGGTGCACAACACGCCTTGTATTATTGCACATGGTTATATGGAAAATAAAAAGTGAAGCAATGTAACTGCAACAAGCTTGTAGAAACAGAACGCCACAGATGCCATAACAACAGAACGCTGAAGGGAGTGACACAACAGGCGGTGCCATAAAAAACAACTGCCTGTTTCATAAAAAACAGATTGTATGCAGCGCCTGTAATGTGCTTCCTTATTGGCTTGCCGAAACCTGGTGCAAAAGTCTACGACTTCCGCTTTGCTTTTTCCCACGTAACTTTTTGTTCGGAGAAAATGTAGCGCCAGATCCCGGCAAGTACTGCGTAGTTCATTACGCAGAAATAATAAGGAATGAACAAAACCTTTATGCGGATACTTCTCTGCTCAAGCAACCAGCCTGAAAAGGCCAGCAGGTAAAAGGAGAATTGTCCAGCTAAAAGTAGTTCATAAAAAAGGGCTTTGGTTTCAAAAACGATAATGATATTTAGTATAAACGCAAGTATCAAAAGGAATGGTGTAATGGTCCACCTCAATACGCGGTGGCTGATGTATTGAAACGACAACACAAAATTTTCAAACGGGTTGAGTAAACTTTTGAGCCGCAACACAGACTGTATGCCGCCCGCTGCAATGCGTATCTTTCTTTTCAGTTCTTCTTTTATATTGGCCGATGGTGTTTCCAGCGCATAAGCTTCCGGCTCGTACACAATGCGGTAACCTTTTTCTGCAATGCGCAGCGATATCATAAAATCATCCAGCACTGTATCCGGCGCTACAGGAATATACAGGTCTGTTCGTATGCTAAACAGTTCGCCGGCTGCACCTACAACAGAATACAACTCGGCATCCCACTTCTTCAGCGCAGATTCATATTTCCAGTAAAACCCTTCCGCCGCCGTAGCATCTGCACTTTCATTGATCTGTACACGCTTCTCCCCGGCAACTGCACCAACAGAGCTGTCTGCATAATGGCGTGCAATATTGATGAGCGCATCTTTGTTTAAAAATGTATTGGCATCCGTAAAAATGGTAATGTCTGTTGTTACCTGCTGCATGGCGCGGTGCATGGCGTGTATCTTGCCTTTACGTTCCGGCGAGTGCAGCAGCTTTATTGTACTGTATTCATTAATGATCTGGGGCGAATGATCAGACGAGCCATCTGTAACAAATACCACGGATAATTTTTTTTCAGGATAACTAAGTGCAAGTGTGTTGGATATTTTTTCTCTTAATATGTCTGCCTCGTTATACGATGCAATGATGAGTGTGCAGGTGGGCAGATCGTTGATGTCAGCATTATTTCTCCTGCGGCCAATAACCAGGCGGCGCAGTTTTACCAGCACGAATAATAAAATACCATAACCAATAAATGTATAGAAAACAATTAGCAGTGATGCCCAAAAGAAGAATATCATGGATATTGAATTAGCTGGTTGTGCAGTGATGTGCTGCGTGTTTGTATAACGCTGTGTGTGCCGAAATAATTTTGCGTGCTGCCGTAAAAAAACAAATAATTTTTTATAGAGTTTTTGTTGCAGGTAATATTATGGAAACTACGGCGTTATATTTATAAAGACATAAATCCAATGATCCATTTTTCTTTACCGGTTTGGGTTAAAGAAATATTAGAAAAGCCGTTACGTTTACAAAATAATGATCCCGCCTTTGTAAGCGAACTACAGCAAAAGCTTCAACGGTTTAATATTTCCAATCCATTAGTGAGTGTGGTTATTCCCGCGTGGAACGAAGAAGAAGGTATACTGCATACACTCATTTCGCTGGCAAACACTTCTACACAACTGCCCGTTGAGCTCATTGTTGTCGACAATAATTCAACTGATGGCACAGCCGCATTGCTGCAGAAACTTGGTATAAAAACTTTACTCGAAACAAAGCAGGGTGTAGGCCATGCAAGAACAGCAGGGTTACATTATGCAAAAGGTAAATATATTCTTACCGGAGATAGTGACACGCTTTATCCGCCGGGGTGGATCACCAGCATGGTAAACCCTATGCTTGGCGATAGTAACGTGTACTGTGTGCATGGAAGTTATTCCTTTTTACCGGGTATACATACACCACGGTGGCAATATGGCTGTTACGAAATGCTGAGCAGTTATGTTATAAAGAAGAAAGAAAAAGAACAGCCATTTTTAAACGTGTTGGGCTACAACAGTGGCTTTATACGCCAGAAAGGTATTGATGTTAACGGTTACGATATTGCGGTGCAACGAACTTTTCGCGGTGTGGCCGGCGGCGATAGCAATGCCTGCGAAGACGGTATGATGGCGCTCCGCTTACAGGAAGCCGGTGGAAAGATAGCCGCTGTATATAATGAAGCAGCAAAAGTGTGGACGAGCGACCGCCGTATAGAAATTGATGGTGGTTTAAGAAAAGCATTAACCCTGCGTGTAAAAAAGCACCTGCTAAAAATTTAAGCCATGTCAATTGTACACACCATCAAATCCAACGACCGCTTAAAGAACTTTGTGCATTGGCTGCTTATACCCAAACACCAGGCAAGGCCACGCACATGGGTAAAGTTTTTTGTAAACCCCGTGTACCACAAAAAGGGTAAAGGCGTTACCATCTGCAGGCGTACACGCATGGATGTGTTGCCTTTTAATCCCTTCAGTATCGGGCATTACAGCACAATTGAAGATTTTGCAACAGTGAACAATGGCGTGGGCCCCGTGCATATAGGAAGCAACACACGCATCGGTATCGGCAATGTGGTAATTGGCCCGGTAAATATTGGCAACGATGTTATTCTTGCACAGAATATCGTTATCAGCGGTCTCAATCATGGTTATAAAGATGTTAGTATACCTATTCACCAGCAGCCGGTTTCAACGGCACTCATTACTATTGAAGATGAATGTTGGATAGGTGCAAATGCAGTCATTACTGCCGGCGTTACCATCGGTAAGCACAGTGTAATTGCAGCCGGCGCGGTTGTTACAAAAGATATACCTGCATACAGCGTAGCTGTTGGCAACCCTGCAAGAGTAATCAGGCGTTACAACCACCAGTTGAAAGACTGGGAAGCCGTTAGCAGCAAAAAGTAAAGGATGATGAAACCGGCTGCAGTACAGGCATTGGGCTCCTGTTGTGTCACTCACTTGTACTGTTGAATCTTTGAGCAGCAACTGCGAAGACCGAAGCAAAGCAATGATCTCTTAGTGTTGTAATAAATTTTTTTTTGACCAGACGAATGAATCAGCAATATCCTAAAGTGTCCATCATTACAGTTAACTTCAACGGAACTGAAGTAACAAGGGCATTATTACACTCGCTCGAAAAACTAACCTGGCCCAATTGGGAAGTAATTGTTGTAGACAATGGCTCCCGAACCCCCTGCAATATTTTAGCACAAGAATTTAGCTGGATAAAATATGTTGAAACAGGTGCCAATCTTGGTTTTGCCGGTGGCAATAATAAAGGCATTGAAGTGGCAGAAGGCGATTACCTGTTGTTATTAAACAACGATACAGAAGTAGCGCCGGATTTTTTAGCACCACTTGTTACGCGTATGCAACAGGATGAACGCATTGGCGTGGTGTGCCCCAAACTATTATATTTTGATCAGCCGGATGTTATACAATTTGCAGGGTTCTCGCCTATTAACCCGGTTACAGGCAGGGGCTTTACCATCGGTTATCTTGAGCAGGACAAAGGACAATACAATACCGCAAAAGAAACATCGAGGGCACACGGTGCAGCCATGATGTTCTCCCGACGGGCATTTAAAAAAGTTGGAATGATGGCCGAGCTTTTCTTTCTCTATTACGAAGAAATGGATTACTGCGAAAGATTTAAAAGAGCCGGTTATACGATCTGGTACGAACCGGCAAGCGTGGTGTGGCATAAAGAATCCATCAGTACCGGCAAAGGCTCTGTACTTAAAACGTACTACTATAGCCGCAACAGGTTATTGTACCTGCGCAGGAACACATCTGGCTTAAAGAAGTTGTTGATGTACCTGTATTACTATGCGGTTGCTGTACCAAAAAATATGTTGCAGTTTGTAAGCAAAAGAGAATGGGACCATATGAATGTCTTCTGGAAAGGGTTTGTATGGAACTTCTCTCATGGTACAAAAGACGTGCATGATCAATAATGTAATAGCAGGGCTTTTGGCGGCATGCCGGAAAGCAGCACGCTGCAGCTGCATACAGCGCTGCAGTACAAGTGAGTGACACAACCAAAGCTGCACAGCGGTATACAGCCCGTCTCATAATAAAAATAAAACGAACAGTATGCGTATAGGAATAGAGGCACAAAGAATTTTTCGTCCTAAAAAACACGGGATGGATATTGTGATTCTTGAAGTGTTGAAACAGTTGCAACACCTGCAATCGGCTGATGAATTTTTTGTATATGCGCAACCAGACAGTGATACCAAAACTTTAACCAACGGCCATAACATCAACCTGCAAATGGCGGGGCCTGCATCGTACCCGGTGTGGGAGCAGAAAGTGCTGCCTGCATCTGTAAAAAAAGATAAGGTGAAGCTCCTGCATTGTACCAGCAATACCGCACCTGTTACAGTAAAAGTACCACTGGTGGTAACAAT harbors:
- a CDS encoding glycosyltransferase family 2 protein — translated: MIFFFWASLLIVFYTFIGYGILLFVLVKLRRLVIGRRRNNADINDLPTCTLIIASYNEADILREKISNTLALSYPEKKLSVVFVTDGSSDHSPQIINEYSTIKLLHSPERKGKIHAMHRAMQQVTTDITIFTDANTFLNKDALINIARHYADSSVGAVAGEKRVQINESADATAAEGFYWKYESALKKWDAELYSVVGAAGELFSIRTDLYIPVAPDTVLDDFMISLRIAEKGYRIVYEPEAYALETPSANIKEELKRKIRIAAGGIQSVLRLKSLLNPFENFVLSFQYISHRVLRWTITPFLLILAFILNIIIVFETKALFYELLLAGQFSFYLLAFSGWLLEQRSIRIKVLFIPYYFCVMNYAVLAGIWRYIFSEQKVTWEKAKRKS
- a CDS encoding glycosyltransferase family 2 protein; translated protein: MIHFSLPVWVKEILEKPLRLQNNDPAFVSELQQKLQRFNISNPLVSVVIPAWNEEEGILHTLISLANTSTQLPVELIVVDNNSTDGTAALLQKLGIKTLLETKQGVGHARTAGLHYAKGKYILTGDSDTLYPPGWITSMVNPMLGDSNVYCVHGSYSFLPGIHTPRWQYGCYEMLSSYVIKKKEKEQPFLNVLGYNSGFIRQKGIDVNGYDIAVQRTFRGVAGGDSNACEDGMMALRLQEAGGKIAAVYNEAAKVWTSDRRIEIDGGLRKALTLRVKKHLLKI
- a CDS encoding acyltransferase, with translation MSIVHTIKSNDRLKNFVHWLLIPKHQARPRTWVKFFVNPVYHKKGKGVTICRRTRMDVLPFNPFSIGHYSTIEDFATVNNGVGPVHIGSNTRIGIGNVVIGPVNIGNDVILAQNIVISGLNHGYKDVSIPIHQQPVSTALITIEDECWIGANAVITAGVTIGKHSVIAAGAVVTKDIPAYSVAVGNPARVIRRYNHQLKDWEAVSSKK
- a CDS encoding glycosyltransferase family 2 protein; protein product: MTRRMNQQYPKVSIITVNFNGTEVTRALLHSLEKLTWPNWEVIVVDNGSRTPCNILAQEFSWIKYVETGANLGFAGGNNKGIEVAEGDYLLLLNNDTEVAPDFLAPLVTRMQQDERIGVVCPKLLYFDQPDVIQFAGFSPINPVTGRGFTIGYLEQDKGQYNTAKETSRAHGAAMMFSRRAFKKVGMMAELFFLYYEEMDYCERFKRAGYTIWYEPASVVWHKESISTGKGSVLKTYYYSRNRLLYLRRNTSGLKKLLMYLYYYAVAVPKNMLQFVSKREWDHMNVFWKGFVWNFSHGTKDVHDQ